One window from the genome of Elaeis guineensis isolate ETL-2024a chromosome 5, EG11, whole genome shotgun sequence encodes:
- the LOC105045717 gene encoding ras-related protein RABE1c, whose protein sequence is MAAPPARARADYDYLIKLLLIGDSGVGKSCLLLRFSDGSFTTSFITTIGIDFKIRTIELDGKRIKLQIWDTAGQERFRTITTAYYRGAMGILLVYDVTDESSFNNIRNWIRNIEQHASDNVNKILVGNKADMDESKRAVPTSRGQALADEYGIKFFETSAKTNLNVEQVFFSIARDIKQRLAETDTKPEDRTIKINKPDQAPAEGNAAPKSACCGS, encoded by the exons ATGGCTGCTCCACCTGCTAGGGCTCGGGCGGACTACGATTACCTGATAAAGCTTCTCCTGATAGGCGACAGCG GTGTTGGTAAAAGTTGCCTCCTCCTGCGTTTCTCCGATGGCTCCTTCACCACCAGTTTCATTACTACAATTGG CATTGATTTTAAGATAAGAACAATTGAGCTGGATGGCAAGCGCATTAAACTTCAAATATGGGATACTGCTGGTCAGGAGCGGTTTCGAACTATTACAACTG CATACTATCGAGGGGCCATGGGTATTTTGCTTGTGTATGATGTCACTGATGAGTCATCTTTCAACA ACATCAGAAACTGGATCCGGAACATTGAACAACATGCTTCTGATAATGTGAACAAAATTTTGGTGGGAAACAAAGCTGATATGGATGAAAGCAAAAGG GCGGTGCCTACTTCAAGGGGACAAGCGCTTGCGGATGAGTATGGCATCAAGTTTTTTGAGACT AGTGCAAAGACAAATCTAAATGTGGAGCAGGTCTTCTTTTCAATAGCTAGAGATATAAAGCAAAGGCTTGCTGAAACTGATACTAAACCTGAG GACCGGACAATTAAGATTAACAAACCGGACCAGGCACCTGCTGAGGGCAATGCAGCACCAAAATCTGCTTGCTGCGGTTCCTGA
- the LOC105045716 gene encoding small ribosomal subunit protein uS8: MVRVSVLNDALKSMYNAEKRGKRQVMIRPSSKVIIKFLLVMQKHGYIGEFEYVDDHRAGKIVVELNGRLNKCGVISPRFDVGVKEIEPWTARLLPSRQFGYIVLTTSAGIMDHEEARRKNVGGKVLGFFY, encoded by the exons ATGGTGAGAGTTAGCGTCTTGAATGATGCTCTTAAGAGCATGTACAATGCTGAGAAGCGAGGAAAACGTCAGGTCATGATCAGACCTTCATCGAAAGTGATCATCAAGTTCCTTCTGGTCATGCAGAAGCATG GATACATTGGTGAGTTTGAATATGTAGATGACCACCGAGCTGGTAAAATAGTGGTTGAGTTGAATGGAAGATTGAACAAATGTGGTGTTATCAGTCCTCGCTTTGATGTGGGTGTTAAAGAAATTGAGCCCTGGACTGCAAGACTGCTTCCATCTAGACAG TTTGGTTACATTGTGCTGACAACATCTGCGGGCATCATGGACCATGAAGAAGCTAGGAGGAAGAACGTTGGTGGAAAAGTTCTTGGCTTTTTTTACTAG